A DNA window from Anaerocolumna sp. AGMB13020 contains the following coding sequences:
- a CDS encoding methyltransferase: MIRDTFDKIRDKADIRENLIKLKAELKETHSKTALLYYIGADYQILLNLLKEEDPKIRKNTALILGELNIPETLNDLFEAYENEEQLFVRSAYLTALKNFDYSSYVEKLEKRYDILSSTEITEGNKKHVEEELRHLSALIRKVKGAQKHEFTGYKVPSSLILLTNRNYIGATLKELQGINAREFNAGVMVESDDLDKVLSVRTYTEILFILKDIKSVDRDVVTGAKALAESSLMEFLMQRHQGNPPFYFRIELKAKMELDKRSSFTKKFASELERNTGRKLINSTSDYEWELRLIENRDGRFNVLIKLCTLKDDRFSYRKNVIAASINPAMAALIAALAKDYMKEDGQVLDPFCGVGTMLIERNKEVKAGTMYGLDVFGQAIERAKENTALSGDTIYYINRNFFDFKHEYLFDEIITNMPRAQGHKDENEICELYRRFFAKAGEHLNQDGVIIMYSHNKDYVHKFYNRKSFRIVKEFEISKREGAYLFILQIV; the protein is encoded by the coding sequence ATGATACGTGATACTTTCGATAAAATAAGGGATAAAGCAGATATCAGAGAAAATCTGATAAAATTAAAGGCTGAATTAAAAGAAACCCATAGTAAGACTGCTCTGTTGTATTATATTGGGGCAGATTATCAGATACTACTTAATTTATTAAAGGAAGAAGATCCTAAAATAAGAAAAAATACCGCATTGATCTTAGGGGAACTGAACATACCGGAAACCCTTAATGATTTATTTGAAGCCTATGAAAACGAGGAGCAGTTATTTGTCAGAAGTGCTTATCTAACAGCTTTAAAGAATTTTGACTATTCCTCTTATGTAGAGAAGCTGGAGAAACGATATGATATTTTAAGCAGCACAGAAATAACCGAAGGAAACAAGAAACATGTGGAGGAAGAACTACGACATCTTTCTGCTTTGATCCGTAAGGTAAAAGGAGCCCAAAAGCATGAATTTACCGGTTACAAAGTCCCCTCCTCCCTTATCCTGCTTACAAACAGAAATTATATAGGAGCTACCTTAAAGGAGCTTCAGGGAATCAACGCAAGAGAGTTTAATGCAGGTGTCATGGTGGAAAGTGACGACCTGGATAAAGTACTTTCTGTCAGAACCTATACAGAAATCCTGTTTATACTAAAAGATATAAAATCAGTAGACAGGGATGTGGTAACAGGAGCAAAAGCATTGGCAGAGAGCAGCCTGATGGAATTTTTGATGCAAAGACACCAGGGAAATCCTCCTTTTTATTTTCGAATAGAATTAAAAGCGAAAATGGAACTGGATAAGCGCAGTAGTTTTACGAAGAAATTTGCTTCAGAGTTAGAGCGGAATACAGGCAGAAAACTTATCAATAGTACCTCTGATTATGAATGGGAATTAAGGCTTATTGAGAATAGAGACGGGAGATTTAACGTCCTTATAAAGCTGTGCACCTTAAAGGACGACAGATTCAGTTATCGCAAGAACGTAATCGCTGCCAGCATAAATCCTGCTATGGCAGCACTTATTGCAGCACTTGCCAAAGATTATATGAAAGAAGATGGGCAGGTGTTAGATCCATTCTGCGGTGTGGGTACGATGCTTATTGAACGAAACAAAGAAGTAAAAGCAGGGACAATGTATGGTCTGGATGTATTTGGTCAGGCTATTGAGCGGGCAAAGGAGAATACAGCCCTAAGCGGAGACACTATCTACTATATTAACCGGAATTTTTTTGATTTTAAACATGAGTATCTCTTTGATGAGATTATTACCAATATGCCCAGAGCCCAGGGTCATAAAGATGAAAATGAAATCTGTGAATTGTACCGGCGGTTTTTTGCAAAAGCAGGAGAACATCTTAATCAGGACGGAGTGATTATAATGTATTCCCATAACAAGGATTATGTACACAAGTTCTATAACCGCAAGAGTTTCAGAATAGTAAAGGAATTTGAGATATCAAAAAGAGAAGGTGCTTATCTGTTTATATTACAGATAGTTTAA
- a CDS encoding sodium ion-translocating decarboxylase subunit beta, with protein sequence MDFLLTGITSVTVPQLVMYAVGILLIYLAIAKGYEPSLLLPMGFGAILVNLPLSGVIDQVLPGIGNTHGIIQWMFETGIEASEALPLLLFIGIGAMIDFGPLLSNPIMLLFGAAAQFGIFLTLTVAIILGFDLRDAASIGIIGAADGPTAILVSQILESKYIGPIAVAAYSYMAMVPLVQPVAIKAVTTKKERLIRMPYNPVSVSKRIKIVFPIAVTIIAGFVAPTSVSLVGFLMFGNLLRECGVLTTLSDAAQNILANLVTLLLGITISFSMRAEAFVTWQTLLILGLGLIAFVFDTIGGVMFAKFVNLFRKNKINPMIGAAGISAFPMSARVVQKMAIKEDPTNHLLMHAIGANVSGQIASVLAGGIILNLLTTILK encoded by the coding sequence ATGGATTTTTTACTAACGGGTATTACTTCCGTAACTGTTCCACAATTAGTCATGTATGCAGTAGGAATTTTGTTAATCTATCTTGCTATTGCTAAAGGCTATGAGCCCAGCTTACTTCTTCCTATGGGATTTGGTGCTATCCTGGTTAACCTTCCGTTATCAGGTGTTATCGACCAGGTGCTTCCGGGTATTGGTAACACCCACGGTATCATACAGTGGATGTTCGAAACAGGTATCGAAGCATCAGAAGCACTTCCTTTACTGTTGTTTATCGGTATCGGCGCCATGATTGATTTTGGACCTCTGTTATCCAATCCTATCATGTTATTATTCGGTGCTGCTGCACAGTTTGGTATCTTTTTAACCTTAACAGTTGCAATCATCTTAGGCTTTGATCTTCGTGATGCTGCTTCCATCGGTATTATCGGTGCCGCAGACGGCCCTACTGCAATTCTTGTATCACAGATACTGGAATCCAAATACATCGGTCCGATTGCAGTCGCGGCCTACTCGTATATGGCTATGGTGCCTCTGGTTCAGCCAGTTGCCATTAAAGCTGTTACGACAAAAAAAGAACGTCTTATCAGAATGCCTTATAATCCCGTATCAGTATCAAAAAGGATTAAAATAGTATTCCCCATTGCAGTAACAATTATTGCAGGTTTTGTTGCTCCTACTTCCGTTTCTTTGGTTGGTTTCTTAATGTTTGGTAATTTACTAAGAGAGTGCGGTGTTCTTACCACTTTATCCGATGCCGCTCAGAACATACTTGCAAATCTGGTTACTCTGCTATTGGGTATCACCATTTCCTTTAGTATGAGAGCGGAAGCTTTCGTAACCTGGCAGACACTGTTAATCCTTGGTCTTGGTCTTATCGCTTTCGTATTTGATACAATAGGCGGTGTTATGTTCGCCAAATTCGTCAATCTGTTCCGTAAGAACAAGATTAACCCTATGATTGGTGCTGCGGGTATTTCCGCATTCCCTATGTCAGCTCGTGTAGTTCAGAAAATGGCTATTAAGGAAGACCCTACAAACCATCTTCTGATGCATGCTATCGGCGCAAATGTATCCGGTCAGATTGCTTCCGTATTAGCGGGCGGTATTATTCTCAACCTGTTAACTACTATCTTAAAATAG
- the nox gene encoding H2O-forming NADH oxidase — MMSKIVVVGANHAGTAALNTILDNFKGNEVTAFDSNSNISFLGCGMALWIGKQISGPEGLFYSNKEKLENKGARIFMETPVESIDYENKVVHAKGEDGTEYHESYDKLILATGSVPIVPNIEGIHLKNVQLVKLYQNAEEVIEKLKDETVKEVVVVGAGYIGVELAEAFVRCGKEVTLVDCAETCLSGYYDKDFTDIMRENLKKHGVKVAFEETVQRIEGKEKVEKVITDKSEYKADMVIMAIGFKPNTALGNSKLALFKNGAFLVDKHQETSVKGVYAVGDCATVYDNSIQEVNYIALASNAVRSGIVAGNNSCGKELESGGVQGSNGISIWGVNMLSTGLTLAKAEKLGLNAAAVDYEDYQKPGFMEENNHKVKIKIVYDKKSRVVLGAQMTSEYDISMGLHMFSLAIQEKVTIDKLKLVDLFFLPHFNQPYSYIALAAQQA; from the coding sequence ATTATGAGTAAGATAGTGGTAGTAGGAGCAAATCATGCTGGAACAGCTGCGCTTAATACAATACTTGATAATTTTAAAGGCAATGAAGTAACAGCTTTTGATTCCAATTCCAATATAAGTTTCTTAGGCTGTGGAATGGCTTTATGGATTGGAAAACAAATTAGCGGACCAGAAGGATTGTTCTATTCCAATAAAGAGAAGCTAGAAAATAAAGGGGCTAGAATCTTCATGGAGACGCCCGTGGAGTCTATTGATTATGAGAACAAAGTCGTTCATGCAAAAGGTGAAGACGGTACAGAATATCATGAAAGCTATGATAAACTAATATTGGCTACCGGTTCAGTGCCTATTGTTCCTAATATTGAAGGCATTCATTTAAAGAATGTACAATTGGTCAAACTGTACCAGAATGCAGAAGAGGTAATTGAGAAATTAAAAGACGAAACGGTGAAAGAGGTTGTGGTTGTTGGTGCAGGATATATAGGAGTTGAACTTGCAGAAGCCTTCGTTCGCTGCGGCAAGGAAGTAACCTTGGTGGATTGTGCAGAAACCTGCCTGTCCGGATATTATGATAAAGATTTCACAGACATTATGAGAGAAAACCTTAAAAAACACGGGGTTAAGGTTGCTTTTGAAGAAACAGTACAAAGAATTGAAGGCAAAGAGAAGGTTGAAAAGGTAATCACTGATAAATCCGAATATAAAGCAGATATGGTTATTATGGCAATAGGTTTCAAGCCAAATACAGCACTTGGAAACTCAAAGCTTGCATTGTTCAAAAATGGTGCTTTTCTGGTAGATAAACACCAGGAAACCAGTGTGAAAGGAGTTTATGCCGTAGGTGATTGTGCTACCGTTTATGATAATTCCATACAGGAGGTTAATTACATTGCACTTGCCTCTAATGCGGTTAGATCAGGTATAGTTGCCGGAAATAACAGCTGCGGTAAAGAACTGGAGTCAGGTGGTGTTCAAGGCTCTAATGGTATCAGCATCTGGGGCGTTAATATGCTCTCTACAGGACTTACCCTGGCGAAAGCGGAGAAGCTTGGACTGAATGCAGCTGCAGTTGATTATGAGGATTACCAGAAGCCTGGATTTATGGAGGAGAATAATCATAAGGTTAAGATTAAGATTGTCTATGATAAGAAATCCAGAGTAGTATTAGGAGCGCAGATGACTTCCGAGTATGATATATCCATGGGACTTCATATGTTTTCTCTGGCTATTCAAGAAAAGGTGACCATTGATAAGTTAAAACTGGTTGATTTATTTTTCCTTCCGCATTTTAACCAGCCCTACAGCTATATAGCTTTAGCTGCACAGCAGGCGTGA
- a CDS encoding DUF4474 domain-containing protein, whose translation MKKLDRKYYPSFSRLFIKKKTLKNEVKESLSLPKVSAASFETETELGLLLADAQANKLIDLNKELAPFGFAYYRPQNMFYSLMNCWQRECGYCRLYDEGCAAFSMIIDCEPIYFDYEGKKWMIEFWKGQYGMTTGCEIGIYNTTVPYVDIPGLFYGPFFECASDEERMPLAFTLIKKDKVLFYRSDLHWWLTGFRLGEFSEPEDLVMHAQLTLKNKEMRDIFIEALVKTGYKRNEIDYSGNTVGFVFDKPRSKQPLTRNAVMDFIMQTNNKRNCYAYNEATKRIGDPLDKFILVKNEAPKMYNKILNIRNTPDIFKDYKRLQQYNAESKAAALSAKEHKQ comes from the coding sequence ATGAAGAAACTTGATAGAAAGTATTATCCATCTTTCAGCAGATTATTTATAAAGAAAAAAACTTTAAAGAACGAAGTAAAAGAATCCTTATCCCTTCCTAAGGTCAGCGCCGCCAGTTTCGAAACAGAGACTGAGCTGGGGCTACTCCTCGCTGATGCCCAGGCCAATAAACTTATTGATCTCAACAAGGAGCTGGCCCCTTTCGGCTTTGCATATTACCGTCCTCAGAATATGTTCTATTCCCTGATGAATTGCTGGCAGCGTGAATGCGGTTACTGCAGACTTTATGATGAAGGCTGTGCTGCCTTTAGCATGATAATAGACTGTGAACCAATATATTTTGATTATGAAGGTAAGAAGTGGATGATTGAATTCTGGAAAGGTCAGTATGGTATGACTACAGGCTGTGAAATCGGTATTTATAATACCACTGTACCTTATGTTGACATTCCGGGTCTTTTTTACGGACCTTTCTTCGAATGTGCTTCTGATGAAGAGCGTATGCCTCTGGCTTTTACACTTATTAAGAAAGACAAAGTTCTTTTTTATCGCAGCGACCTTCATTGGTGGCTGACCGGTTTCCGTCTTGGTGAGTTTTCTGAGCCGGAAGATCTGGTTATGCATGCCCAGTTAACGCTGAAGAACAAGGAAATGCGGGATATCTTTATTGAAGCCTTAGTAAAAACCGGCTATAAAAGAAATGAAATAGACTATTCAGGCAATACAGTAGGTTTCGTATTTGATAAACCCCGTTCCAAACAGCCGCTTACAAGAAATGCCGTTATGGATTTCATTATGCAAACCAACAATAAACGGAATTGTTATGCATATAATGAAGCAACGAAACGTATTGGAGATCCTCTGGATAAATTCATATTGGTTAAAAATGAAGCCCCTAAAATGTATAACAAGATACTCAATATCAGAAATACACCGGATATCTTTAAGGATTATAAACGCCTGCAGCAATATAACGCTGAAAGCAAAGCTGCAGCTCTTAGTGCAAAAGAGCATAAACAGTAA
- a CDS encoding metallophosphoesterase, whose product MDKKLTDAYLNAEELVLKKNTKIVLISDCHRGIGNWGDNLFNNQNLYFAALSYYYDKNFIYIELGDGDELWENRSEEDIISTHSYAFWLMSKFYESKRLYMLYGNHDIVKRNPSFAREHFNTFYDESLKKQVALLPDIRIREALVLRIANTNHKILLVHGHQADYFNDTLWRLARFLVRYLWRPFELIGVKDPTSASKNYNKKEKVENHLINWTKKHNKMLIAGHTHRPSFPAVGEPLYFNDGSCVHPRCITSIEIENQSITLVKWSVKTRPDRTLYVERTPLEGPVPLKNFFSP is encoded by the coding sequence GTGGATAAGAAACTGACTGATGCTTATTTAAATGCAGAAGAACTGGTACTAAAGAAAAATACCAAGATTGTGCTTATCAGTGACTGCCACAGAGGAATCGGTAACTGGGGTGATAATCTGTTTAACAACCAGAATCTGTATTTTGCCGCTCTGTCTTATTATTATGATAAGAACTTCATTTATATTGAATTAGGGGATGGGGATGAGCTTTGGGAAAACAGATCGGAAGAGGATATAATATCTACTCACAGCTATGCATTCTGGCTGATGTCCAAATTCTATGAAAGTAAGCGTTTATATATGCTTTATGGTAATCATGATATTGTAAAAAGAAACCCGTCCTTTGCCAGAGAACACTTTAACACCTTTTATGATGAAAGCTTAAAGAAGCAGGTTGCTTTGCTGCCGGATATCCGTATCAGGGAAGCTCTCGTTCTTCGAATAGCCAATACAAACCACAAAATTTTACTGGTACACGGACATCAGGCCGATTACTTTAATGATACCTTATGGCGCCTTGCCCGATTCCTGGTGCGTTATTTATGGAGACCCTTTGAACTTATTGGAGTAAAAGATCCGACCAGTGCCTCAAAAAATTACAATAAGAAGGAAAAGGTTGAAAATCATCTTATTAATTGGACAAAAAAACACAACAAAATGCTGATTGCAGGTCATACTCACAGACCTTCCTTCCCTGCTGTAGGCGAACCCTTGTATTTCAATGATGGCAGCTGTGTTCATCCCAGATGTATTACCTCCATTGAGATTGAAAATCAATCCATTACCCTGGTTAAATGGTCTGTGAAAACAAGACCTGATCGTACTTTGTATGTTGAACGTACTCCACTTGAAGGCCCTGTTCCGTTAAAAAATTTTTTTTCACCCTGA
- a CDS encoding methyl-accepting chemotaxis protein: MKDNNKSREKRYHTLSIKVKISLLCAFFIIIASAVNFTAINRVSKNTITDNTRLTMKNLADSYNKNISESVSSIGNSAQFLMQSQEIKALLQSSGTTDTESIENYVNMFMNMDTYRTGISLVNTGGTILYSTDASLNGTSISDETYFQNTLASGTSSQSNVFVSDTESTPLVTFIIPFRNVEFSQGPEGMQHEGDAAAVPSTEIKTETPMADNNQNSKNDTSQSEAEIIGYITVTVKVTEFNNLLADITLSGMDTAYAYLLDTDGNAVYYPDDEVVGTNLNIDSITTLTKDIQSGNISETGTLTYTYDGKSTFASYSILQNSRWILVLAVEEAEIMAPLQKATVTSLGITLILTIILSLLTYLFAGSISGPIKKLTGYINKTAGLDFTDDTAFQSILDNKDETGEMGRAIESMRISLRGMIEKIGLASDNMLTTADGLNRITLSVNDYASDNSATAQELSASMEETAATTTLICNNITNIEHHSESIYSKANDGIAKSSHLIDRATNLKAATEDAVFRTREIYEQVKSDTSLAIKQAEAVNKINSLTNVIKEIADQTTLLALNASIEAARAGEAGRGFSVVAGEIGSLADQSAGTVNSINAITAEVNQAVKALTESLNHSLSFLEDYVLTDYTDFLETSKEYSHNAKDINEALESIHGGIDLLKEELKNISTSVGEINNMVEDSSAGVSDVAARDTDIVSLTSDTRKMVESNRRNATELDAVVKSFKLY; the protein is encoded by the coding sequence ATGAAAGATAACAACAAATCCAGAGAGAAAAGATACCATACTCTCTCAATTAAAGTAAAGATTTCTCTGCTGTGTGCTTTCTTTATCATAATTGCATCTGCAGTGAATTTTACGGCTATTAACAGGGTCTCAAAAAATACGATTACAGATAATACCAGGCTAACAATGAAGAATCTGGCAGACTCTTACAATAAGAATATCAGCGAGTCCGTAAGCTCTATCGGTAACTCTGCTCAATTTCTGATGCAGTCCCAGGAAATCAAAGCACTGCTGCAATCCTCAGGTACCACTGATACGGAAAGCATCGAGAACTATGTTAATATGTTTATGAATATGGATACATATCGTACAGGAATAAGTCTTGTAAATACAGGAGGTACCATTCTATATAGTACCGATGCTTCCTTAAACGGCACAAGTATTTCTGACGAAACCTACTTTCAAAATACCCTTGCCAGTGGTACAAGCTCTCAGAGCAATGTTTTTGTTTCTGATACAGAAAGTACACCGCTTGTTACCTTTATCATTCCTTTTCGTAACGTGGAATTCAGCCAGGGACCGGAAGGCATGCAGCATGAGGGCGATGCTGCGGCTGTTCCCTCAACCGAGATAAAAACAGAAACACCTATGGCTGATAATAACCAGAACAGCAAGAATGACACCAGTCAATCAGAGGCAGAAATTATTGGTTATATCACAGTTACAGTTAAGGTTACAGAATTTAACAACCTGTTAGCTGATATTACTTTATCCGGTATGGATACAGCATATGCATATCTTTTAGATACCGATGGAAACGCTGTTTATTATCCTGATGACGAAGTAGTCGGCACTAATCTGAATATAGATTCAATCACTACACTGACCAAGGACATCCAGTCCGGCAATATCTCTGAGACAGGTACACTTACTTATACTTATGATGGCAAGAGTACCTTCGCTTCCTATAGTATCCTCCAAAACAGCCGTTGGATTCTCGTTCTTGCCGTAGAAGAAGCAGAGATCATGGCTCCCTTACAAAAAGCAACCGTTACTTCATTGGGTATTACTCTGATACTTACAATAATACTCAGCCTGTTAACCTACCTGTTTGCCGGAAGTATTTCAGGCCCCATAAAGAAACTTACAGGTTACATCAACAAAACCGCAGGACTTGATTTTACTGATGACACTGCCTTCCAATCTATTCTTGACAACAAAGATGAAACCGGTGAAATGGGAAGGGCTATTGAAAGTATGAGAATCAGCCTTAGAGGAATGATAGAAAAGATCGGTCTGGCTTCGGATAATATGCTGACTACGGCAGATGGACTTAACAGGATAACCCTATCCGTAAATGACTATGCCTCCGACAACAGTGCTACAGCTCAGGAATTGTCAGCCAGTATGGAGGAGACCGCCGCAACCACAACACTTATCTGCAATAACATCACTAATATTGAGCATCACTCCGAGTCAATTTATTCCAAAGCAAATGATGGAATCGCGAAATCTTCTCATTTAATTGACCGTGCTACAAATCTGAAGGCTGCAACAGAAGATGCGGTTTTCAGAACCAGAGAAATCTATGAACAAGTAAAATCCGATACCTCTCTGGCTATCAAGCAGGCTGAGGCAGTAAATAAAATTAACTCATTAACCAATGTTATAAAAGAAATTGCAGATCAGACTACACTGCTTGCGTTAAATGCTTCTATCGAAGCCGCCAGAGCAGGAGAAGCTGGCAGAGGTTTTTCCGTTGTAGCCGGAGAGATAGGCTCTCTGGCAGATCAGTCTGCAGGTACTGTTAACAGTATTAATGCCATAACTGCAGAGGTTAATCAGGCGGTAAAAGCGTTGACAGAGAGTCTAAACCACTCCCTTTCCTTTCTGGAGGATTATGTTCTTACTGACTATACGGATTTCCTGGAGACCAGTAAAGAATACAGTCATAATGCCAAAGATATCAATGAGGCTCTGGAATCCATACACGGAGGAATTGACCTGTTAAAAGAAGAACTTAAGAATATTAGCACTTCTGTAGGTGAAATCAATAACATGGTAGAGGATTCCTCTGCCGGTGTCAGCGATGTAGCCGCAAGGGATACCGATATCGTCTCACTAACCTCCGACACCAGAAAGATGGTAGAAAGTAATCGACGCAATGCTACTGAACTCGATGCTGTGGTAAAATCCTTTAAATTATACTAG
- a CDS encoding 2-hydroxyacid dehydrogenase, translated as MKKAVFLNYEKVDYDKKLDFCKLKKAAEITFFEKSAPEEICKKAEGSHILITKELPLGKEIIENLPSTVELICEAGTGYNNIDLEAAKKKNIAVCNISAYSSKAVAQLTFTFILSLSSSLTAQQNMLKENRYDNFTKYMMLNHSEVAGKTLGVIGAGKIAGEVIKTAVFFGMKVLVFSRTPKDFQEENVSFVSLTELLTNSDFVTIHCPLNEDTRYLMDQEKLALMKPSAYLINTSRGAIIKEKDLVVALKNRVIAGAALDVLEQEPGTSDNPLFQLSNCILTPHIGWQCIETRQRLIDMLAENIQAFLEGKPVNKVN; from the coding sequence ATGAAAAAAGCAGTATTCTTAAACTATGAAAAAGTAGACTATGACAAAAAATTAGATTTTTGCAAATTAAAAAAAGCAGCAGAAATCACTTTTTTTGAGAAATCAGCACCGGAGGAAATCTGTAAAAAGGCAGAGGGAAGTCATATATTAATTACAAAAGAGCTGCCCTTGGGAAAGGAGATCATTGAAAACCTTCCTTCAACTGTGGAACTGATATGTGAGGCTGGTACCGGTTATAATAATATAGATCTGGAAGCTGCTAAGAAGAAAAACATAGCTGTATGTAACATTTCTGCTTATAGTTCCAAAGCTGTCGCACAGCTTACCTTTACCTTTATTCTATCCTTAAGCTCTTCGCTGACCGCGCAGCAGAACATGCTGAAAGAGAATAGGTATGATAATTTTACGAAGTATATGATGCTGAATCACAGTGAAGTAGCCGGTAAGACCCTGGGGGTAATCGGAGCTGGGAAGATTGCGGGAGAAGTAATTAAGACAGCTGTTTTCTTTGGAATGAAGGTATTGGTGTTCAGTAGAACACCGAAAGACTTTCAGGAGGAAAATGTGAGCTTTGTCTCTCTGACGGAACTGCTCACAAATAGTGATTTTGTAACGATACATTGTCCCTTAAATGAGGACACCAGATATTTGATGGATCAGGAGAAGCTTGCACTAATGAAACCTTCGGCTTACCTTATCAATACTTCCAGAGGAGCGATTATCAAAGAAAAGGACCTTGTGGTGGCACTTAAGAACAGAGTAATTGCCGGAGCAGCGCTGGATGTACTCGAACAGGAGCCAGGCACTTCGGATAATCCGCTTTTTCAGCTATCTAATTGTATCCTGACACCTCATATAGGCTGGCAGTGCATTGAGACCAGACAACGGCTAATTGATATGCTTGCTGAGAATATACAGGCCTTCCTGGAAGGAAAGCCTGTTAACAAGGTAAATTAA
- a CDS encoding FadR/GntR family transcriptional regulator, which translates to MFEAIKNTKVFDQVIGQIKELIRQGDLKCGDKLPSEREMCEQLKVSRTSIREALRALEMLGIMEARQGGGNYIKEQFEDSFFEPLSLTFLLHGSNIDEVIKFRQMMEPQAAGEAALRRSEEQLEEMKRLLCELKTSENESVSAAIDKQLHYKVIEASGNKLVCYTMYAVSALVEEYIINTRSIMFKNPENKSLLYKQHENIIHAIEQQDSVEAIKAMSEHLLSTYN; encoded by the coding sequence ATGTTTGAAGCGATAAAAAACACAAAAGTTTTTGATCAGGTTATCGGGCAGATCAAAGAGCTTATAAGACAAGGGGATTTAAAGTGTGGGGATAAGCTGCCTTCCGAGAGAGAGATGTGTGAACAGCTAAAGGTCAGCAGGACTTCCATAAGAGAAGCCTTGCGTGCCCTTGAGATGCTGGGTATTATGGAAGCCAGACAGGGAGGAGGCAATTATATCAAAGAGCAGTTTGAGGACAGCTTCTTTGAGCCTCTGTCCCTGACTTTTCTCCTTCATGGCAGCAATATCGATGAGGTGATTAAATTTCGTCAGATGATGGAGCCTCAGGCAGCTGGAGAGGCTGCGCTCAGAAGAAGTGAGGAACAATTGGAGGAAATGAAGAGATTGCTTTGTGAGCTGAAAACTTCGGAGAATGAAAGCGTGAGTGCAGCCATTGACAAACAATTGCATTATAAGGTAATAGAAGCATCAGGAAACAAACTGGTATGCTACACTATGTATGCAGTCTCAGCTTTGGTAGAAGAGTATATCATTAATACCCGCAGCATCATGTTTAAAAATCCTGAGAATAAAAGCTTACTTTATAAGCAGCATGAAAATATCATCCATGCAATTGAACAGCAGGATAGCGTAGAAGCCATAAAGGCAATGTCAGAGCACTTGTTAAGCACATATAACTGA
- a CDS encoding LrgB family protein gives MSEIIKSPLFGVILSLAAYEVASLIQKKTRLSICNPLLLAMLLVILVLTSFNISYEDYSKGGQLISFFLYPATVALALPIYRKFHLLKANALPIVVSILSGNVLGISCIILLSKVFGLSEVLTKSLIPKSITTPIGMEVSSQIGGIPAVTVVAIILTGILGAVIGPFLAKLFKMKDPVSVGIAMGVSSHALGTARAMELGEIEGAMSGLTMALSGIVTVVLAPVIWKLFLIFL, from the coding sequence ATGAGTGAAATTATTAAGTCGCCTTTATTTGGAGTTATTCTGTCACTGGCTGCATATGAAGTAGCCAGCCTGATTCAGAAGAAGACCAGATTATCCATATGTAATCCGCTATTGCTTGCGATGCTGCTGGTAATATTAGTTCTTACGAGTTTCAATATATCCTATGAGGATTATAGTAAGGGGGGACAGCTCATCTCTTTTTTCCTGTACCCGGCCACGGTAGCCTTGGCATTACCAATCTATCGTAAATTTCATTTGTTAAAAGCAAATGCACTGCCTATTGTTGTCAGTATTTTAAGCGGTAATGTATTAGGTATCAGCTGTATTATCCTTTTGTCAAAGGTTTTTGGCCTTTCTGAGGTATTGACTAAATCATTGATTCCAAAATCTATTACGACACCGATTGGTATGGAGGTGTCAAGCCAGATTGGAGGAATTCCAGCTGTTACAGTAGTTGCAATTATATTGACTGGAATATTGGGAGCAGTCATCGGTCCATTTCTTGCTAAGTTATTTAAAATGAAGGACCCTGTGTCTGTGGGAATTGCTATGGGGGTTTCTTCTCATGCATTGGGAACGGCAAGGGCTATGGAACTTGGAGAGATTGAAGGCGCTATGAGCGGGTTAACAATGGCGTTGTCTGGTATTGTTACGGTTGTTCTAGCTCCTGTTATATGGAAGTTATTCTTAATTTTTCTATAG
- a CDS encoding CidA/LrgA family protein, with amino-acid sequence MKYLRQLLIILGIYFAGQVIQEIFHLPVPGSVIGIMILFFALHTGILKVHMIEEVCDFLLSHMAFLFVPASVGLMTSFGLIRGKLAGFLAVIVISTGVIWIVTAHIAKLLRKEAINE; translated from the coding sequence ATGAAGTATCTTAGACAGTTGCTGATTATTTTAGGTATCTATTTTGCGGGGCAGGTAATACAGGAGATATTTCATTTGCCGGTACCAGGTTCTGTGATAGGTATAATGATATTGTTTTTTGCATTGCATACCGGAATTCTTAAGGTTCACATGATAGAAGAGGTCTGCGACTTTTTGCTATCACATATGGCGTTTCTTTTTGTTCCTGCAAGTGTTGGGCTGATGACTTCCTTTGGCCTGATAAGGGGAAAGCTGGCAGGCTTTCTGGCAGTTATTGTAATTTCAACGGGGGTTATCTGGATTGTAACCGCGCACATAGCAAAGCTGCTCAGAAAGGAAGCTATCAATGAGTGA